One part of the Cyprinus carpio isolate SPL01 chromosome B12, ASM1834038v1, whole genome shotgun sequence genome encodes these proteins:
- the LOC109054093 gene encoding ATPase PAAT-like isoform X2: MTQDNSPSDDCSFEHDRCDPVCLERAEEGLPCVVTLLCTPNSASVISSLQVVSEARTIEVYSLSGEYCGTCRGEQVQKSHTDGSEDKRHFYRNHLVLENPVASCEVKLLSLGGRSSVAIAHVGVGLEMLKDRQGGPSIDPGIDLHRVQTMMEEMGTTLSPGAQNLMELVQCQQKNKSDMLSGFIPLLMGGRALSCLSRGGGASSSAGAESGTNLPSGLGQLLNQTPGAMSAMLSSETGAINPDLLPMLQSVCGQVTQLRLEEATSPDRKKNGERANRSGDSGHPCLVPRCS; encoded by the exons ATGACACAAGACAACAGTCCAAGCGATGACTGCAGCTTTGAACATGACAG GTGTGACCCTGTCTGTCTGGAGAGAGCTGAGGAGGGCTTGCCATGTGTTGTCACACTTCTGTGCACACCTAACTCTGCATCTGTGATCAGCAGTCTTCAGGTCGTCAGTGAAGCCCGCACTATTGAAGTGTACTCGCTGTCTGGAGAGTACTGTGGCACCTGCCGTGGAGAGCAAGTTCAGAAATCACACACtgatgg TTCTGAAGATAAGAGGCATTTCTACAGGAATCATCTGGTGCTGGAAAACCCTGTTGCATCCTGTGAGGTGAAG CTGCTCTCTCTCGGTGGCCGCTCGTCTGTGGCCATCGCCCATGTGGGTGTGGGACTGGAGATGCTCAAGGACAGACAAGGTGGGCCGAGTATAGACCCAGGCATTGACCTTCACCGTGTGCAGACCATGATGGAGGAGATGGGCACCACCCTTTCACCAGGAGCACAGAACCTCATGGAGCTGGTGCAGTGCCAGCAAAAG AATAAATCAGACATGCTCAGTGGATTCATTCCTCTGCTCATGGGAGGACGAGCTTTGAGTTGTCTGTCAAGAGGAGGTGGGGCTTCTAGTTCTGCAGGAGCAGAGTCGGGCACAAATCTACCATCTGGCCTCGGGCAGCTTCTGAACCAGACTCCCGGAGCCATGTCTGCCATGTTGAGCTCTGAAACTGGTGCGATCAACCCAGACCTGCTTCCAATGCTGCAGAGCGTATGCGGTCAGGTCACGCAGCTCCGGCTGGAGGAAGCCACATCTCCAGACAGGAAGAAAAATGGAGAACG tgcaaATAGAAGTGGGGACAGTGGACATCCCTGCCTAGTGCCTCGTTGTAGTTGA
- the LOC109054093 gene encoding ATPase PAAT-like isoform X1: MTQDNSPSDDCSFEHDRCDPVCLERAEEGLPCVVTLLCTPNSASVISSLQVVSEARTIEVYSLSGEYCGTCRGEQVQKSHTDGSEDKRHFYRNHLVLENPVASCEVKLLSLGGRSSVAIAHVGVGLEMLKDRQGGPSIDPGIDLHRVQTMMEEMGTTLSPGAQNLMELVQCQQKNKSDMLSGFIPLLMGGRALSCLSRGGGASSSAGAESGTNLPSGLGQLLNQTPGAMSAMLSSETGAINPDLLPMLQSVCGQVTQLRLEEATSPDRKKNGEREGHICCGGFEKILETVVEKRMDEMERRLKEHLDLRLDALQQRLEITLQQALSHKQQQ, from the exons ATGACACAAGACAACAGTCCAAGCGATGACTGCAGCTTTGAACATGACAG GTGTGACCCTGTCTGTCTGGAGAGAGCTGAGGAGGGCTTGCCATGTGTTGTCACACTTCTGTGCACACCTAACTCTGCATCTGTGATCAGCAGTCTTCAGGTCGTCAGTGAAGCCCGCACTATTGAAGTGTACTCGCTGTCTGGAGAGTACTGTGGCACCTGCCGTGGAGAGCAAGTTCAGAAATCACACACtgatgg TTCTGAAGATAAGAGGCATTTCTACAGGAATCATCTGGTGCTGGAAAACCCTGTTGCATCCTGTGAGGTGAAG CTGCTCTCTCTCGGTGGCCGCTCGTCTGTGGCCATCGCCCATGTGGGTGTGGGACTGGAGATGCTCAAGGACAGACAAGGTGGGCCGAGTATAGACCCAGGCATTGACCTTCACCGTGTGCAGACCATGATGGAGGAGATGGGCACCACCCTTTCACCAGGAGCACAGAACCTCATGGAGCTGGTGCAGTGCCAGCAAAAG AATAAATCAGACATGCTCAGTGGATTCATTCCTCTGCTCATGGGAGGACGAGCTTTGAGTTGTCTGTCAAGAGGAGGTGGGGCTTCTAGTTCTGCAGGAGCAGAGTCGGGCACAAATCTACCATCTGGCCTCGGGCAGCTTCTGAACCAGACTCCCGGAGCCATGTCTGCCATGTTGAGCTCTGAAACTGGTGCGATCAACCCAGACCTGCTTCCAATGCTGCAGAGCGTATGCGGTCAGGTCACGCAGCTCCGGCTGGAGGAAGCCACATCTCCAGACAGGAAGAAAAATGGAGAACG gGAGGGTCATATATGTTGTGGAGGGTTTGAGAAAATTCTGGAGACTGTTGTAGAGAAGCGAATGGATGAGATGGAGAGAAGATTAAAGGAACATCTGGACCTGCGTCTGGACGCTCTTCAGCAGAGACTGGAGATCACACTTCAGCAGGCACTCTCTCATAAACAACAGCAGTAA